A genome region from Triticum aestivum cultivar Chinese Spring chromosome 2B, IWGSC CS RefSeq v2.1, whole genome shotgun sequence includes the following:
- the LOC123041020 gene encoding phenylacetaldehyde reductase-like, with protein MSKVCVTEAAGYISSWLVKKLLERGCTVHGTLRNLGDEKKTKALRGLTGAAERLVLFEADIYDAAPFGPIIKGCKLVFLVATSLQHNSGR; from the exons ATGAGCAAGGTGTGCGTCACCGAAGCGGCAGGGTACATATCTTCCTGGCTCGTCAAGAAGCTCCTTGAAAGAGGCTGCACCGTCCACGGGACCCTACGGAACCTCG GGGATGAGAAGAAGACGAAGGCGCTGAGGGGGCTCACCGGCGCGGCGGAGCGGCTGGTGCTGTTCGAGGCGGACATCTACGACGCCGCCCCCTTCGGGCCGATCATCAAGGGCTGCAAGCTCGTCTTCCTCGTCGCCACCTCACTGCAGCACAACTCCGGCAGGTAA